The DNA sequence GCGCGGGCCGAAACCGATCTACGACGACAAGCGCGCCATGTTCGTGGCAGGCGAGGTTCCGGAGGGATTCCTGTTGGCCGGCGCCGCGGCGTGCGACCTGGGGCCGCGCGACGGCGTACGCAGCGGCGAGCGCGCCGGCAGGGCTGCCGCGGACCAGTGCGGTCTTGCTCCATCAGCGACTCGGGCCAGCGTTCTGCCCGACCTGCCGGAGCTGCCCGACGACGAACCCGACCTGGCAACCGAAGCGATCTGGGAAGTACCCACCACGCGCCGTTCGGGATTCGCGATGAAATTCGTAGACATCCAGAACGACGTCAAGTCGGACGACATCGGCCTGGCCCACCGGGAGGGATACGATTCCGTCGAATTGCTGAAACGCTATACCACGCTGGGCATGGCCACCGACCAGGGCAAGACGGCCAATCTCAACGCCATGGCGATCATGGCGGGCCTGCGCAGGACGGACATCAAGGATGTCGGGACCACCATATTCAGGCCGCCGTATCGCCCGATACTGGTGGGTGCGATGGCGGGTCAGACAAGGCACGAGCATTTCAGACCCACCCGCCGTTCGCCCATGCACGACTGGCACGAGCGCAACGGCGCCGTGTTCGCGCAGACAAACCTGTGGGTCAGGCCCTGGTACTTCCCGCAGCCGGGCGAGTCCATGAGGTCAGCCAGCATCCGCGAGGCGGCGGCGGTGCGGGAACGGGTCGGGATGACCGATGTGTCCAGTCTCGGCAAGATCGACGTCCAGGGACCCGATGTCGCCGAATTCCTNNNNNNNNNNGAGCGACGGCCAGGGACCGGCTGTCGCTGAATTCCTTGACCGCGTCTATGTCAATAATTTCGATACGCTGAAACCCGGCAAGGTGCGATACGGCATGATGCTGCGGCTGGACGGGATCGCCCTGGACGACGGAACGACGTCCCGAATATCGGAAAACGACTACTTCATGACAACGACCACCGCCGGTGAGTCGGAGGTCCTGACCCATCTTGAGTACCTGCTGCAGACTGCCTGGCCCCACCTGGACGTGCAGCTGACGAGTGTGACGAGTCAGTGGGCGGCTGTCGCCGTCGCGGGTCCACTGAGCCGAAACCTCCTGACGAAAGTCATTCACGACATCGATTTCAGCAATGAGGCGCTCCCGTTCATGGGCGTCGACCACGGGCATCTGGATGGCGTTCCTGTACGTGTGAGCCGACTGAGTTTTTCGGGGGAAATGGCCTACGAAGTCTATATGCCTGCAGGTCAAGGTGAACAGGTATGGCAGGCCATTTTCGACGCCGGACAAGTCTTCGGAATCGTGCCTTACGGTACGGAGGCGCTGAATATTCTCCGAACCGAAAAAGGGCACGTTGCGGGTCCGGAACTGGACGGCCGGAGAAACCTGATTGACCTGGGAATGGGCCGGATGGCAAGCAGGAAGAAGGCCTTTGTCGGCGGCGCGCTGTTGCAACGTGAAGGCATGCTCGATCCCGCCCGCCCGCAACTGGTGGGGTTGAAACCGGTGCACGATGGGGAGGATTTCAGGGCGGGGGCGATCTTGTGCGAGCAGGGTCAGCACAGTGGACACGGCCTGGGCCAGGTTTCGTCCGTGGCCTGGTCTCCCGAGCTTTCGATGCACATCGGACTGGGCTTTGTGTCCGGAGGCATGTCGAGAAGGGGAGACGTGATAGACGCCGTTTACCCGTTGCGCAAGGAAGTTACGGCCGTCCGGGTTGCGTCACCGCACTTCGTCGATCCAGGGGGAGAACGACTGCGTGGCTGAAGCAAAGTCAGCGCTCGGGGCCGTTTACGAGCCCGGCACGATCGGCGTCGAGGCAGGCTCGCCTGCCATATCGATCTGCGAACGATTGGAGCGGAATATCGTGCAGGTCGCCGGCTGGAGGAGCAGTTTCGATTCTGTATGCGGCACGCTGGGGGAAATGCTGAATTGCCGGATCCCAACCGATTTGCGACGGGCGACCTCTTCCGGCGGCCGATCGGTCTTTCGGGTCAGGCCGGAGCGGCTGTGGATTACGGGTTCGTCGAACGACGAAGTCCTCCGGGACTTGAGTGTTGAGTCGCTTGGTGGAGACGCGGTCATGACCCGACTTGGCCATGGTCGGACGGTATTGCGAGTGACCGGACCGGAATCGGACTTGCTGCTGAACCGCGGCCTGCCAGTAGATTTGGACCCCGAAGTATTCCCGGCGAATGCGTTTGCGCAAAGTGCCATTCATCACATGCACGTCATGGTTCACAGAGTCGATATCGCCGGAGAACTTGCTTTCGATGTCTACGTCTCGCGGGAAGTGGCCATATCGTTCTGGGAGTGGTTGACAGAGGCCGCGGCGCCCCTGGGTTGTGAGATAAGGCAACCCGACCGGTCCTCGTAGATTCCGTATCTGAATTCTTGTCTCTGTAGAGCCCGTGTCCGATTCCACGTCATTGATCGAGCGCATCGCGAAGTGGTCGCATGCGCTGAACCTGGACGCCGTACCGGACGGCGCGCGGAAGGTCGCCAAGCGATGCATCGTCGATCTGGTCGGTGTATCGATCGCCGGCGCCGAACGCGAGCAGTCACGGCGCATCGCGGACTACTCAAGCCGCGCGTATGCGCCGGGTCCGGCAACCGTATTCGGCGGTCCGGCCCGTTTATCCCCGGTCGGCGCCGCACTCGTGAACGGTGCGGTCGGTCATGTCCTGGACTTCGAT is a window from the Gemmatimonadota bacterium genome containing:
- a CDS encoding sarcosine oxidase subunit alpha, yielding RGPKPIYDDKRAMFVAGEVPEGFLLAGAAACDLGPRDGVRSGERAGRAAADQCGLAPSATRASVLPDLPELPDDEPDLATEAIWEVPTTRRSGFAMKFVDIQNDVKSDDIGLAHREGYDSVELLKRYTTLGMATDQGKTANLNAMAIMAGLRRTDIKDVGTTIFRPPYRPILVGAMAGQTRHEHFRPTRRSPMHDWHERNGAVFAQTNLWVRPWYFPQPGESMRSASIREAAAVRERVGMTDVSSLGKIDVQGPDVAEFL
- a CDS encoding sarcosine oxidase subunit alpha produces the protein SDGQGPAVAEFLDRVYVNNFDTLKPGKVRYGMMLRLDGIALDDGTTSRISENDYFMTTTTAGESEVLTHLEYLLQTAWPHLDVQLTSVTSQWAAVAVAGPLSRNLLTKVIHDIDFSNEALPFMGVDHGHLDGVPVRVSRLSFSGEMAYEVYMPAGQGEQVWQAIFDAGQVFGIVPYGTEALNILRTEKGHVAGPELDGRRNLIDLGMGRMASRKKAFVGGALLQREGMLDPARPQLVGLKPVHDGEDFRAGAILCEQGQHSGHGLGQVSSVAWSPELSMHIGLGFVSGGMSRRGDVIDAVYPLRKEVTAVRVASPHFVDPGGERLRG
- a CDS encoding MmgE/PrpD family protein, translating into MSDSTSLIERIAKWSHALNLDAVPDGARKVAKRCIVDLVGVSIAGAEREQSRRIADYSSRAYAPGPATVFGGPARLSPVGAALVNGAVGHVLDFD